TGCGATCAGCGCGCCGAGGAGGTGACGTCGGCTCATACGTGGCGCCTTCCGGTGCACTCGACAGCGGCCGGGATGGCGCGCCTTGACTGCAGTCAGGATAGTGAACCATCGCTGGCCAGAGCGCGTTATCGGCGTGCGCCGCGCAATCTCTGCAGTGCCTGGCGCACCCGCTCGGGGTCGGTGGTGGCCCAGAACGGCGGCAGCGAGGCCCGCAGGTAGCCGCCATAGCGCGCCGTCGCCAGCCGTGAATCCAGCACGGCGACCACGCCCCGGTCGTCGGTGTGGCGCAGCAACCGGCCCGCGCCCTGCGCGAGCAACAGCGCGGCATGATTGGCCGCGACGGCCATGAACCCGTTGCCGCCGTGCGCGGTGATGGCCCGCTGGCGTGCGGTGAGCAGCGGGTCGTCGGGCCGCGGGAACGGGATCCGGTCGATGATCACCAGCTGTAGCGACGGCCCGGGCACATCGACCCCCTGCCACAGCGACAGCGTGCCGAACAACGATGTCTCCGGATCGGCGGAAAACTGTTGCACCAGAGCCGACGTCGTGTCCTCGCCCTGGCACAGTACGGGCACCTCGAGCCGCTCCCGCATCACCTCTGCGGCGGCCCTGGCCGCGCGCATCGACGAGAACAGCCCGAGCGTGCGTCCGCCCGCGGCGGTGATGAGGCCCTCGATCTCGTCGAGGGCTGCCGGGCTGGTGCCCTCGCGTCCCGGCGCGGGCAGGTGCTTGGCGACATAGAGGATCGCCGACTTCGCGTGTTCGAACGGTGAGCCGACGTCGATGCCGCGCCAGCCCGGCCTGCCGGTCTTCGTGCCCGCCGCGTCGTCGTCGGGCCGGGTCGCCAGCCCCCAGTTGCGGGCCATCGCGTCGAAGTTGCCGCCGAGACACAGTGTGGCCGAGGTGAGTACCGCGGTGGTGTGCGCGAACAGACGCGTCCGCAGCAGACCCGACACCGACATCGGCGCGACGCGCAGCACCGAGCGCACGGCATTGCCGCCGCCACCGCCGGACGGGCCGCCGCGTGCCGGGCCTTCGTCGTGGTCGAGCCACACCACGTCCGTGCGGTCCGGTATGGGCGGGACGAACGACGTGAGGATGCGGGTTGCGGTGTCGGCCACCTCGTTGAGCGCGGTGACGGCCTCGGTGCGGGCGGCCGCGGCCTGCGGATCGCTCGGCGTGGTGTCGATCGCCATGCGCACGGCGTTCGCGGAGTCGCGCACGGCGGTCAGATATGTGGCGAGTTCCTCGTCGAGCACATCGAGGCGGCCCGCGGGGATGTCGTAGAGCATCGACGACAACGTCGCGATCGATGCCTCCAGACGTTCGGCGAGTTCGGCGTCGACCAGCCGGGCCGAACGACGGTGTGCGACACCCATCGACGTGGGCGACAGCTCGCCGGTGGCGACACCGGTCACCCGGTCGGCCAGTTCGTGCGCCTCGTCGACCACCAGCAACTCGTACTCGGGCAGCACGGAGTAGTCCGACAGCGCGTCGATCGCCAGCAGCGCGTGGTTGGTCACGACGATGTCGGCGTTGCCCGCCTTGTCGCGGGCGCGCTCGGCGAAGCAGTCGGTGCCGAACGGGCACCGCGACACCCCGATGCACTCGCGCGCGGACACGCTGACCTGACTCCAGGACCGGTCGGGCACGCCGGGGGTGAGCTCGTCACGGTCACCGGTCTCGGTGTCGGAGGACCATTCGATGAGCCGCTGGACGTCGCGGCCCAGCGCGGTCATCGCGACGGGGGAGAACAGCTCGTCCTGGGGCCGGTCGACCGGCTCGGCAGCCGCACCGTTGTGGACCTTGTTGAGGCACAGGTAATTACCGCGTCCTTTGAGCAGCGCGAAGCGCGGGCGGCGCGGCAGCACATCGGTCAGCGAGTCGGCCAACCGGGGCAGATCGCGGTCGACGAGTTGGCGCTGCAGCGCGATGGTCGCGGTCGACACCACGACGGTCTGCTCGGCCTCCATGGCGCGGGCGATCGAGGGCACGAGATACGCCAGCGACTTGCCGGTGCCGGTGCCTGCCTGCACGGCCAGATGCTCGCCGGTCTCGAAGGCGTCGGCGACGGCCTGCGCCATCCGGACCTGACCGGGCCGGGTCGATCCGCCGAGCCCTTCCACGGCGACGCCGAGCAGCTTGGTGACGAGATTGATGTGGGCGGGGGCCGACGTGGCGAACTCCTAACGCTCGTCTGCGGTCATCCGCGTCGGGATCGCCGGTTCACCACGGGACAGCTTGAGGCCGTCCCACGGCAGACTGTGCAGTCCCGCCCTGACGCGCTCACGCGCCGCGGACAGATCATCGTCGGAGGTGTGCGAGACGGGTTCACCGCCTGTCACCAGCGGCACGGTGAGCTTCCTTGCCGACAGCGGGGATTCGATCTGTGGCGGTTTCCCGTAGGGATACACCACCTCTTCGACGATCGTGCCGGAGGCCTTCGCGACCCGCAGCGCCTCCTTGCGGCCGCCGTGGGATTCCTTGCTGCTGCTGCGTTTGGCCACGGGCATGCCGTCGACCTCGACGAGCTTGTAGACCATGCTCGCGGTCGGGGCGCCGGAACCGGTGACCACCGAGGTGCCGACGCCGTAGCTGTCGACGGGTTCGGCGCGCAGGGCCGCGATCGCGTACTCGTCGAGGTCACCGGACACCACGATCTGCGTTTCGGTGGCGCCCAGTTCGTCGAGTTGGGCCCGCACCTGGCGCGCCAGCACCCCGAGATCCCCCGAGTCGATCCGCACCGCGCCCAGCTTCGGGCCCGCAGCGGCGATCGCGTTGGCGACGCCGGCGGTGATGTCGTAGGTGTCCACCAGCAACGTCGTCTCGACGCCGAGCGCGGCGACCTGGCCGC
This genomic window from Mycolicibacterium goodii contains:
- a CDS encoding nicotinate phosphoribosyltransferase → MTVALLTDKYELTMLAAALRDGTAHRRTTFEVFARRLPEGRRYGVVAGTARFVEAVTRFRFDSDDLQILRDFLDADTIDYLAGYRFGGDIDGYPEGELYFPGSPVLSVHGTFAECVLLETLVLSIFNHDTAIASAAARMTSAAQGRPIIEMGSRRTHEYAAVAAARAAYLAGFAGSSNLEAQRRHGVPALGTAAHAYTLLHTTVSGPDEQAAFRGQVAALGVETTLLVDTYDITAGVANAIAAAGPKLGAVRIDSGDLGVLARQVRAQLDELGATETQIVVSGDLDEYAIAALRAEPVDSYGVGTSVVTGSGAPTASMVYKLVEVDGMPVAKRSSSKESHGGRKEALRVAKASGTIVEEVVYPYGKPPQIESPLSARKLTVPLVTGGEPVSHTSDDDLSAARERVRAGLHSLPWDGLKLSRGEPAIPTRMTADER
- a CDS encoding ATP-dependent DNA helicase — its product is MEGLGGSTRPGQVRMAQAVADAFETGEHLAVQAGTGTGKSLAYLVPSIARAMEAEQTVVVSTATIALQRQLVDRDLPRLADSLTDVLPRRPRFALLKGRGNYLCLNKVHNGAAAEPVDRPQDELFSPVAMTALGRDVQRLIEWSSDTETGDRDELTPGVPDRSWSQVSVSARECIGVSRCPFGTDCFAERARDKAGNADIVVTNHALLAIDALSDYSVLPEYELLVVDEAHELADRVTGVATGELSPTSMGVAHRRSARLVDAELAERLEASIATLSSMLYDIPAGRLDVLDEELATYLTAVRDSANAVRMAIDTTPSDPQAAAARTEAVTALNEVADTATRILTSFVPPIPDRTDVVWLDHDEGPARGGPSGGGGGNAVRSVLRVAPMSVSGLLRTRLFAHTTAVLTSATLCLGGNFDAMARNWGLATRPDDDAAGTKTGRPGWRGIDVGSPFEHAKSAILYVAKHLPAPGREGTSPAALDEIEGLITAAGGRTLGLFSSMRAARAAAEVMRERLEVPVLCQGEDTTSALVQQFSADPETSLFGTLSLWQGVDVPGPSLQLVIIDRIPFPRPDDPLLTARQRAITAHGGNGFMAVAANHAALLLAQGAGRLLRHTDDRGVVAVLDSRLATARYGGYLRASLPPFWATTDPERVRQALQRLRGARR